In Moorena sp. SIOASIH, the following proteins share a genomic window:
- a CDS encoding MFS transporter has translation MLAEMWSFRGRYKILHMTWFAFFLSFVVWFNLAPLATQVKSDFGLEVGQIRTIAICNVALTVPARIIIGMLLDKYGPRITYSLLLMYAAIPCIAFASAQNFSQLVISRLALSIVGAGFVIGIRMTAEWFPPKEIGLAEGIYGGWGNFGSAAAAFTLPTIAAFLAFGSPGLNWRFSIAGTGIIAALYGILYYFNVQDTPPGKVYQKPKSARGMEVTTKKDFWFLMVMNAPLSIILGVLAWRLNKVGFFSQNVLYIVWAGLLGLYLFQAYNCWAVNKDLLAGRKRYPPEDRFNFSQVAILELTYIVNFGSELAVVSMLPAFFEGTFGLSKQAAGMIAASYAFMNLMSRPGGGLISDKLGSRKMTMAVLTFCMGIGYLIFSTVTGGWWLPGAVLLTMACSFFVQAGEGSTFAIVPLVKRRITGQVAGNVGAYGNVGAVAYLTIFSLLPAGDVGNRIFFQMLGVTALIVAFLCFLVLKEPKGSFAELHEGEEEYATAASPAAMETGDVMN, from the coding sequence ATGCTCGCAGAAATGTGGTCGTTTCGTGGTAGGTATAAAATCCTCCACATGACCTGGTTTGCTTTCTTCCTGTCGTTTGTAGTCTGGTTCAACTTAGCACCCCTAGCAACACAGGTGAAATCAGACTTCGGTCTCGAAGTAGGTCAAATCCGAACCATCGCAATTTGTAATGTTGCCCTGACAGTGCCTGCCCGTATCATCATCGGGATGCTGTTAGATAAATACGGGCCAAGAATCACCTACTCCCTGTTGCTGATGTATGCAGCAATACCTTGTATTGCGTTTGCATCGGCACAGAACTTTAGCCAACTGGTGATTAGCCGCTTGGCACTGAGTATCGTAGGTGCAGGTTTTGTGATTGGCATCCGGATGACGGCAGAATGGTTCCCTCCCAAAGAAATTGGTTTAGCCGAAGGGATTTACGGGGGCTGGGGTAACTTTGGTTCTGCAGCAGCAGCCTTTACCCTACCTACCATTGCCGCATTCTTAGCCTTTGGCAGTCCAGGTCTAAACTGGCGCTTTTCCATTGCTGGTACCGGGATTATCGCTGCTCTCTATGGTATCCTATATTATTTTAACGTCCAAGATACTCCCCCAGGCAAAGTTTATCAGAAGCCCAAAAGCGCCAGAGGAATGGAAGTCACCACCAAAAAAGACTTCTGGTTTCTGATGGTGATGAATGCTCCTCTATCGATCATTCTTGGTGTCCTAGCTTGGCGCTTGAATAAAGTGGGCTTTTTCTCCCAAAATGTTCTCTACATCGTCTGGGCTGGTCTACTTGGGTTGTATCTGTTCCAAGCTTACAACTGCTGGGCAGTTAACAAAGATTTGTTAGCAGGTCGTAAGCGCTATCCTCCTGAAGACCGCTTCAATTTTTCTCAAGTTGCCATTCTAGAGTTGACCTACATTGTTAACTTCGGTTCTGAATTAGCTGTAGTTTCTATGCTCCCTGCCTTCTTTGAAGGCACCTTCGGACTGAGTAAACAAGCAGCGGGGATGATTGCTGCTAGCTACGCCTTCATGAACTTGATGTCCCGTCCTGGTGGCGGCTTAATCTCTGATAAACTGGGTAGCCGCAAGATGACCATGGCAGTTCTAACATTCTGTATGGGTATTGGCTATCTGATCTTCAGTACGGTGACAGGAGGCTGGTGGCTTCCTGGTGCGGTACTGCTGACCATGGCTTGTTCCTTCTTTGTGCAAGCTGGAGAAGGCTCTACCTTTGCTATCGTACCTCTGGTCAAGCGACGGATCACCGGTCAGGTGGCTGGTAACGTGGGTGCTTACGGAAACGTGGGTGCTGTTGCTTACCTGACTATCTTCAGTTTATTGCCAGCAGGAGATGTGGGTAACCGCATATTCTTCCAGATGTTGGGTGTTACAGCTTTGATTGTTGCCTTCCTGTGCTTCCTAGTATTGAAAGAACCTAAGGGTTCCTTTGCTGAGCTCCATGAAGGGGAAGAAGAATACGCTACTGCTGCTAGCCCTGCTGCTATGGAAACTGGAGACGTGATGAACTAG
- a CDS encoding nitrate reductase → MTDSAKTLCPYCGVGCGLEVLPPAGSGRATYRDSQGNPIWKVRGDRSHPSNQGMVCVKGATVTESLDKDRLKYPMMRDSLDQPFQRVSWDEALDRIVNQIQTVRFTQGPEAICMYGSGQFQTEDYYIAQKLLKGCLGTNNFDANSRLCMSSAVAGYIQSFGSDGPPCCYEDLELTDCAFLIGTNTAECHPIVFNRLRKHHKKHRHVKMIVVDPRRTSTAEVADLHLAIKPGTDIDLLNGIAHLLLRWGKLNTVFIEECTSDFSTYAQIIINYPPDIVAERCGIPVHELEEAARYWAKSKRVLSLWSMGVNQSSEGTAKVRTIINLHLMTGNIGKPGAGPFSLTGQPNAMGGREAGGLAHILPGYRVVKNPQHRSEVEQLWKLKPGTISPNPGLDAWSMIKGLETSEVGFLWIAATNPAVSMPDIERTKAALRKSSFTVYQDAYYPTETAAYAHVLLPAAQWSEKTGAMTNSERVVTLCPQFRNPAGEARPDWEIFAEVGRRLGFTKEFDFTDSAAVYREFVQLTRGRLCDMTGLSHERLRKDGPIQWPCPEEFQNQESSDSISNQQSALNTGKRLYTDFRFNTPDSKAKFAAFHSKGLAEPPEEEYPLVLTTGRLYGHWHTQTRTGRIEKITKMYPYPLLEIHPRDAQKLGIKDGGWVEVRSRRGTCRFPAQVTKAITPGTVFAPMHWGALWANQAEANALTHPESCPISLEPELKACAVNLVPISETDSMRSQNPNQEPLGTPILQKLKVFS, encoded by the coding sequence ATGACTGACTCAGCTAAGACACTCTGTCCCTACTGTGGGGTTGGCTGTGGTCTGGAAGTATTGCCTCCAGCTGGTTCTGGTCGTGCTACCTATCGAGATAGTCAAGGGAATCCGATTTGGAAAGTTAGAGGCGATCGCTCTCATCCCTCAAACCAGGGTATGGTTTGTGTCAAAGGTGCCACGGTTACTGAGTCTTTGGATAAAGACCGCCTCAAGTATCCCATGATGCGGGATTCCCTAGACCAACCATTTCAGCGAGTGAGTTGGGATGAAGCCCTAGACCGAATAGTGAATCAGATTCAGACGGTTCGTTTCACCCAAGGACCAGAAGCAATTTGTATGTACGGTTCCGGTCAGTTTCAAACCGAAGACTACTATATTGCCCAGAAATTGCTCAAAGGTTGTCTTGGTACCAATAACTTTGATGCTAATTCCCGCCTGTGTATGTCCTCAGCTGTAGCTGGATACATCCAAAGTTTTGGTTCCGATGGTCCTCCCTGCTGCTATGAGGATCTAGAATTAACTGACTGTGCCTTTTTGATTGGGACTAATACAGCAGAGTGTCACCCGATTGTATTTAACCGTCTACGTAAGCATCACAAAAAGCATCGTCATGTTAAAATGATAGTGGTAGACCCCCGCCGCACGTCTACCGCTGAAGTGGCTGACTTACATCTAGCGATTAAACCGGGTACTGACATTGATTTACTAAATGGTATTGCGCACTTACTGTTGCGCTGGGGTAAGCTAAACACTGTGTTTATTGAGGAGTGTACCAGCGACTTCTCAACATACGCTCAGATAATTATCAACTACCCACCGGATATCGTTGCCGAAAGATGTGGTATACCGGTGCATGAACTTGAGGAAGCCGCTCGCTACTGGGCAAAATCGAAGCGTGTCCTGTCTTTGTGGTCAATGGGGGTAAACCAATCATCCGAAGGTACCGCTAAAGTCCGCACCATCATCAATCTGCACCTGATGACAGGCAACATTGGTAAACCAGGAGCAGGACCATTTTCTCTAACTGGTCAACCTAATGCGATGGGAGGACGAGAAGCTGGGGGACTTGCTCACATCTTACCGGGTTATCGGGTAGTAAAGAATCCCCAACACCGCAGTGAGGTGGAACAGTTATGGAAACTCAAGCCAGGGACAATTTCCCCGAATCCTGGTCTTGATGCTTGGAGCATGATCAAAGGTCTAGAAACTTCAGAGGTAGGTTTCTTGTGGATTGCTGCCACTAACCCAGCTGTGAGTATGCCCGATATTGAACGAACTAAGGCAGCCCTAAGAAAATCCTCCTTTACTGTCTATCAAGATGCCTACTACCCCACTGAAACCGCTGCTTATGCTCATGTCTTGCTGCCAGCAGCCCAGTGGAGTGAAAAGACTGGCGCTATGACTAACTCTGAGCGAGTTGTCACCCTTTGCCCCCAATTCCGTAATCCAGCAGGGGAAGCCAGACCGGATTGGGAAATCTTTGCGGAAGTAGGGCGTCGCCTCGGCTTTACTAAAGAATTTGACTTTACTGACTCTGCCGCTGTCTATCGGGAATTTGTGCAACTGACCCGTGGACGACTTTGTGACATGACCGGACTGAGTCACGAACGCTTACGGAAAGACGGTCCGATTCAATGGCCCTGCCCTGAGGAGTTCCAAAACCAAGAGTCTTCTGACTCAATCAGCAATCAGCAATCAGCACTGAATACTGGCAAACGGCTTTATACTGACTTCCGATTCAATACGCCAGATAGCAAGGCAAAATTTGCTGCCTTCCATTCTAAAGGACTGGCAGAACCCCCCGAGGAAGAGTATCCTTTGGTGCTGACCACTGGCAGACTTTATGGTCACTGGCACACTCAAACCCGCACCGGACGGATTGAGAAAATTACCAAAATGTACCCCTATCCGTTACTAGAAATTCATCCCCGTGATGCCCAGAAGCTGGGGATTAAAGATGGGGGTTGGGTAGAAGTGCGATCGCGTCGCGGAACTTGCCGCTTCCCAGCTCAAGTCACTAAAGCGATTACTCCTGGTACAGTGTTTGCCCCCATGCACTGGGGAGCTTTGTGGGCAAATCAGGCAGAAGCTAATGCTCTGACCCATCCGGAATCTTGTCCCATTTCCCTAGAACCAGAATTAAAAGCCTGTGCTGTCAACTTGGTGCCCATCAGTGAAACTGACAGTATGCGATCGCAAAATCCCAACCAAGAGCCATTAGGAACACCGATTTTACAAAAGCTCAAAGTTTTTAGTTAA
- a CDS encoding DUF429 domain-containing protein: MKFIGIDLGWTSGATGLCCFDWSAGTLNLLDLDRKESITDILNWIDHWSPSPEPAMLAVDAPTLIPNPTGMRLPDKLTHKYFGRYHAGCYPANLQRPFAQRTVEFGLSLEQRQFIHAPTITPQKLGRYQIEVFPHPAIVQLFNLNRILKYKKGKLSERHAELIKLRQYILNTLPTLTPSLNSLSSSPLTSRLCSSFLPHIPTTGKALKAAEDQLDSIICAYVGAHWWYWGTKFNLVLGDLTTGYIITPCRNGKD, translated from the coding sequence ATGAAGTTTATAGGCATAGATCTTGGCTGGACTTCTGGAGCAACTGGTCTTTGTTGCTTTGATTGGTCTGCCGGTACCCTAAACCTGCTAGATTTAGACCGCAAAGAGTCAATCACAGATATCCTGAACTGGATAGACCATTGGTCACCATCTCCAGAACCCGCCATGTTAGCAGTAGATGCTCCGACCTTGATTCCCAACCCTACAGGAATGCGCCTACCGGATAAACTTACCCATAAATACTTTGGTCGCTATCATGCCGGGTGCTATCCCGCCAACCTCCAACGCCCCTTTGCCCAGCGCACCGTAGAATTTGGTCTGAGCCTAGAACAAAGGCAATTTATCCATGCCCCAACCATCACTCCCCAAAAACTAGGGCGCTACCAAATCGAAGTCTTCCCCCATCCCGCCATCGTGCAGCTATTCAACCTCAATCGCATCCTCAAATACAAAAAAGGGAAACTAAGCGAAAGACACGCTGAACTAATCAAACTTCGGCAATATATTCTCAATACCCTACCTACCCTCACCCCTTCTCTCAACTCCCTCTCATCCTCGCCCCTTACTTCCCGTCTTTGCAGTTCATTTTTGCCCCACATCCCCACTACCGGAAAAGCCCTCAAAGCGGCTGAAGACCAGCTAGATAGCATCATCTGCGCCTATGTAGGAGCCCACTGGTGGTATTGGGGAACTAAATTTAATTTGGTATTAGGAGATTTAACAACTGGGTATATTATTACCCCCTGTCGAAACGGAAAAGACTGA
- the bchI gene encoding magnesium chelatase ATPase subunit I gives MSPTAQAPKTTRRLVFPFTAIVGQEEMKLALLLNVIDPKIGGVMIMGDRGTGKSTTIRALADLLPEIDVVAEDPFNSDPQEPDWMGNGNGAAASRTTVKKKVPMVDLPLGATEDRVCGTIDIEKALSEGVKAFEPGLLAKANRGILYVDEVNLLDDHLVDVLLDSAASGWNTVEREGISIRHPARFVLVGSGNPEEGELRPQLLDRFGMHAEIHTVKEPVLRVKIVEERGEFDQNPHKYIEQHQTEQEALQKQIVMAQERLPEVEMDYDFRVKISEVCSELDVDGLRGDIVTNRAAKALAAFEGRTEVTVDDIRRVITLCLRHRLRKDPLESIDSGYKVQKSFNRVFGVEAGEED, from the coding sequence GTGAGTCCTACTGCCCAAGCGCCCAAGACTACTCGCCGCCTAGTGTTTCCTTTCACCGCCATTGTCGGTCAAGAAGAAATGAAACTGGCATTGCTCCTAAATGTGATCGATCCCAAAATTGGGGGAGTAATGATCATGGGCGATCGCGGCACAGGCAAATCTACTACTATTCGTGCCTTAGCTGATTTATTACCAGAAATCGATGTAGTTGCTGAAGACCCCTTCAATAGTGACCCTCAGGAACCTGACTGGATGGGCAATGGTAATGGAGCAGCTGCATCCCGGACAACGGTCAAGAAAAAAGTTCCCATGGTAGATTTACCGTTAGGAGCAACCGAAGACCGGGTTTGTGGTACAATCGATATAGAAAAAGCCTTATCTGAAGGTGTCAAAGCTTTTGAACCAGGACTGTTGGCTAAAGCTAATCGAGGCATCCTCTATGTCGATGAGGTTAATCTACTCGATGACCACCTAGTGGATGTACTCCTAGACTCCGCTGCTAGTGGTTGGAATACTGTAGAACGGGAAGGTATATCGATTCGCCACCCTGCTCGCTTTGTGTTAGTAGGTTCTGGCAACCCGGAAGAAGGAGAATTACGACCCCAGTTACTAGACCGCTTTGGGATGCATGCGGAAATCCATACGGTCAAAGAACCAGTGCTGCGAGTCAAAATTGTGGAAGAACGAGGAGAGTTTGATCAAAATCCTCACAAATATATTGAACAGCACCAAACTGAGCAAGAAGCTTTACAGAAACAGATAGTGATGGCTCAAGAGCGACTTCCTGAAGTAGAAATGGACTACGACTTTCGGGTGAAGATTTCGGAAGTTTGCTCAGAACTGGATGTGGATGGACTCAGGGGTGATATTGTAACTAATCGGGCGGCTAAGGCCCTGGCTGCATTTGAAGGACGAACTGAAGTTACCGTGGATGATATCCGCAGGGTGATTACCTTATGTTTACGACACCGCTTGCGTAAAGACCCCCTGGAGTCGATTGATTCAGGATATAAGGTCCAGAAATCCTTTAACCGTGTTTTTGGGGTTGAAGCAGGTGAAGAAGATTGA
- a CDS encoding spondin domain-containing protein, whose amino-acid sequence MNGIKCLKNQAVFLASLLTVGSTVSIASTANAVTLKVTVENLTPENGGVVTPVWFGFHDGSFDSFNIGESASSGIEAIAEDAITGLEATVPGIVESLIELGLDPNDVPPQSSLIAGLFADSAAAQNGGVQGIVVDLDSPLGLLPGDVVSTKIKLDEDLAKPLLCPTSQPVG is encoded by the coding sequence ATGAATGGAATCAAATGTTTAAAAAACCAGGCAGTTTTCTTGGCTAGTTTACTGACTGTTGGCTCAACAGTGAGCATAGCCTCAACGGCAAACGCTGTGACTCTTAAGGTAACTGTTGAGAATTTGACACCAGAAAATGGTGGTGTTGTCACTCCTGTTTGGTTTGGTTTTCATGATGGTAGTTTTGATAGTTTTAATATTGGCGAATCTGCTTCTTCTGGAATAGAAGCCATAGCAGAAGATGCGATCACAGGTCTGGAAGCTACTGTTCCTGGTATAGTTGAATCCTTGATAGAACTAGGTCTTGATCCCAACGATGTCCCACCCCAAAGTTCACTTATTGCTGGTCTGTTTGCTGACAGTGCTGCTGCTCAAAACGGTGGTGTTCAAGGTATAGTTGTAGATTTAGATAGCCCTCTAGGTCTTTTGCCTGGGGATGTTGTCTCGACAAAAATCAAGCTGGATGAAGATTTAGCTAAACCGCTCTTATGCCCCACGTCTCAACCCGTAGGGTGA
- a CDS encoding transposase → MRTAYQYRLRPTQQQAALIDRWLSMLCAQYNYLLADRFNWYEQNRSPVNACPLICHLPQLRINPNYYSQKKTLPQLKQDRPWYKDIHSQVLQDVVKRVKLTFDRFLIGDSSGKRSGKPRFKPLSRYRTFTYPQIKQSCLQGNRIDLPKLGKIKVVLHRQIPDGFKIKTVSISKKADGLYVTLSLEDKTVPEIKTDINPHLIIGIDVGLKDFLTTSSGETVTIPQHYRKAQKRLRLIQKKVSRREKGGNRRLKAIKLLAKQHQKVANKRKDFHFKTANQLLSKYDVIAHETLNVKGLARTKLALSVLDAGWSSFLSILTNKAENAGLLVVPVSAHNTSQNCSSCGEKVPKKLHIRWHDCPHCGCSLDRDHNAAINIKNRAVGHPVLKAQLMSDGIPGVAEKPTLTR, encoded by the coding sequence ATGAGAACAGCCTATCAGTACAGATTGCGCCCGACTCAGCAACAAGCAGCATTAATTGACAGATGGTTGTCAATGTTATGCGCTCAATACAATTACTTATTGGCTGATAGATTCAACTGGTATGAGCAAAATCGCTCACCTGTTAATGCCTGTCCTCTGATTTGTCACTTGCCTCAACTAAGAATCAACCCTAATTACTACTCTCAAAAGAAGACTCTGCCTCAACTTAAGCAAGATCGACCTTGGTATAAGGATATTCATTCTCAAGTTTTACAGGATGTAGTTAAGAGAGTTAAGCTAACCTTTGACAGATTCTTGATCGGAGATAGTAGCGGCAAAAGAAGTGGCAAACCCAGGTTTAAGCCACTCAGTCGTTACAGAACTTTCACCTACCCTCAAATCAAACAATCCTGCTTGCAAGGTAATCGCATTGACTTACCAAAACTGGGTAAGATTAAGGTTGTCTTGCATCGTCAAATTCCTGACGGGTTCAAAATCAAGACGGTTTCTATCAGTAAAAAAGCTGACGGATTGTACGTTACACTTTCTCTTGAGGATAAGACCGTTCCTGAAATTAAAACAGATATCAATCCTCACTTAATCATTGGTATTGATGTTGGTCTAAAGGATTTTTTGACTACTTCGAGTGGTGAAACAGTTACAATACCTCAGCACTACCGTAAAGCTCAAAAAAGACTGCGGCTTATTCAGAAAAAAGTATCACGTCGAGAGAAGGGTGGTAATCGTAGACTCAAGGCTATTAAGTTGTTAGCTAAACAACATCAAAAAGTAGCTAACAAGCGTAAAGACTTCCACTTCAAAACAGCTAATCAATTGCTGTCAAAGTATGACGTTATTGCTCATGAGACTTTGAATGTCAAAGGTCTTGCTCGTACCAAATTGGCCTTATCTGTGTTGGATGCTGGGTGGTCAAGCTTTCTGTCGATACTGACAAACAAAGCCGAGAATGCTGGTTTGTTGGTTGTCCCAGTAAGTGCTCATAACACCTCACAAAATTGCTCCAGTTGTGGAGAGAAAGTACCGAAAAAGCTGCATATTCGCTGGCACGACTGCCCTCATTGTGGGTGCAGTCTTGACCGTGACCACAATGCAGCGATCAATATAAAAAATAGAGCGGTGGGGCATCCCGTTCTTAAAGCTCAGTTAATGTCCGACGGGATACCGGGAGTCGCTGAGAAGCCCACACTTACCCGATAG
- a CDS encoding spondin domain-containing protein has product MSPSNSFFSYGAMYIPSNDAFIANDNPIAIFDGNGKFIGADFIVLGDEVWDAGTEVNDESPLNIPFTPAEAGNGIDENGVVLPHPGFLPAGSGGVLDFGDGLFANADFTTPGFQVARITIEKVPEPATITGLLLLGGLSILRRRVGRSR; this is encoded by the coding sequence ATGTCACCTAGCAACTCCTTCTTCAGCTACGGTGCAATGTACATCCCTAGTAACGACGCTTTTATTGCTAACGATAACCCAATCGCAATCTTTGATGGTAATGGTAAATTTATTGGTGCAGACTTCATTGTTCTAGGTGACGAGGTTTGGGATGCTGGTACAGAAGTAAACGATGAGAGTCCTTTGAATATACCATTTACTCCTGCTGAAGCTGGGAATGGTATTGATGAAAACGGTGTTGTTCTGCCTCATCCTGGTTTTCTACCAGCAGGTAGCGGTGGTGTTTTAGATTTTGGAGATGGATTATTTGCCAATGCTGATTTCACCACACCAGGTTTTCAGGTAGCCCGGATTACCATTGAAAAAGTACCAGAACCAGCCACAATTACAGGACTTTTATTACTAGGTGGTTTATCAATATTACGTCGTCGAGTTGGTCGCAGCAGATAA